The window CCCCGCTATCGGGAGGGGGAGGGCCAGCTTTCCGAGGGGGAGCTCCTCCGCCTCGCCTTAAAGCCCTTCCCCCGGAGGCTCCTTTTGGGCCACGGGGTGGACGTCCTCCTGACCCACGCCCCGCCCCCGGGGCCCAGCGCCGGGGAGGACTTCGCCCACCGGGGGGCCCGGGCCTTCCTCCTCTTCCATCGCCTCTTCCGCCCCCGGCTCCACGTCCACGGCCACACCCCCCTCCTCGGGGCGAACCCCGAAAGGCGGCACCGCACCCCTTTGGGCGTGGAGGTGGTCCACGCCCAGGGCTACGCCCTCATCGCCCTGTGAGCTGGCGGTAGGCCTCGTAGGCCGCCACCCCCACGGCCACCGCCAGGTTCAAGGAGCGCACCGGCCCCGGCATGGGGATCTTTAGGGTGGGGAAGCGGGCGAGGACCTCCTCGGGAAGCCCCCGGCTTTCGGGGCCGAAGAGGAGGTAGTCCCCCTCCCGGAAGCGGGCCTCGTAGAGGGAGGCTTCCCCCCTGGCGCTGAAGGCGAAGACCCGCGCCCCCCGGGGCAGGGCCTCCAGGAACGCCGCAAAGGAGTCGTGGAGCCTGAGGTCCACGTGGGGCCAGTAGTCCAGGCCCGCCCGCTTGAGCTTGGGGCTGGAGAGGAGGAAGCCCAGGGGACGGATGAGGTGGAGGGGCCATCCCAGGGCGGCCGCGGTGCGGGCCACGTTCCCGGCGTTTTGGGGGATCTCCGGCTGGTAGAGGACCAGATGGAGCATCACCGCCTCCGGTAGCGGGTGGCCGCCCCCCGGCCCACCCTCTCCACCCGGCCCTCCCGGATGAGGCGGCGGAGAAGCTCCAGGGCCCTTTTGCGGGAAAGCCCGAGGACCCGCTCC of the Thermus thermophilus HB8 genome contains:
- a CDS encoding metallophosphoesterase, with the translated sequence MKRSVRLLVLSDQVHPHIHSPRFPENLPPFDLVLAAGDLPGAYLEYVATKVRVPVLFVPGNHGEEWVLEEGRRKRPGGVVNLHGRLFRHQGRLFYGIGGVPRYREGEGQLSEGELLRLALKPFPRRLLLGHGVDVLLTHAPPPGPSAGEDFAHRGARAFLLFHRLFRPRLHVHGHTPLLGANPERRHRTPLGVEVVHAQGYALIAL
- a CDS encoding tRNA (cytidine(34)-2'-O)-methyltransferase, with translation MLHLVLYQPEIPQNAGNVARTAAALGWPLHLIRPLGFLLSSPKLKRAGLDYWPHVDLRLHDSFAAFLEALPRGARVFAFSARGEASLYEARFREGDYLLFGPESRGLPEEVLARFPTLKIPMPGPVRSLNLAVAVGVAAYEAYRQLTGR